The window CGCCAATTAAATCAGCCACTGCCGCATCTTTATGTGGCTGAAATGGCGCGAAGAAACCATAGCCTTCTTCCACATTCTCTTTGCCATCTACAGCAAATAAACCATAACCAACTTCTTCATGAATACTCACGCCAGAAGTGCTGCTTTTCACTTCATTTGCTGAAGAGCTAGCTGTAGTTGCTTTTACGTCATCTTCAAACAAACCAAAACCTGGATCTTCAACGACGGCTGGTTTAGCTTCTACTTGTGCAACTACAGGTGCGCTCACTGCAGTACTCACTGTAATCACTAAATCATCAGGGTCTAGTACAAATGAACAGATTGAAATAATGTCTGCTTGTGTTGAATCTGTAGTTAGCTTAAATACATAGCGATTATTTTCATTTTGACTAGATTCCACATCACCCAATAAGCCTAATTCATCTTTTAGGTTAGACATGTCTTTTTCTGAGACTTCAGGCAATACGATATTGAAGCGAGTTAAACCATCATCAGGCACTGCGGCAACAACAACTGGATCAGCTGGTTTAGGCGCTTCTACAATGGGAGCTGTAACAACTGGCGCAGCTACTGGAGCAGGTGTAGCTTGTGCTGGTTTAACCACAGCAGCGCCTGCTTCAGAGAGTTGTTTCAACATCATTTTCACATCAGCAACTTGCTCTTCATCGACCGCTGTAGCTAATCGATGTCCATCGACTTCCATTTTCAGCACATCTTTTGCGGCTAAAAACGCGTCTACATGCTCGGCAGTGAGCGCCATTTCATGTTTACGAATTTTATCAAGTAAGTTTTCTAGCACATGTGTAATTTCCGTCATGTCCATAAAACCAAAAGTGGCTGCCCCGCCTTTTATTGAGTGGGCTGCGCGGAAAATCGCATTGAGCTCTTCATCATCGGGGCTATCTATGTCAATGCCGAGAAGTAAACGCTCAGCCTCAGCCAATAGTTCTTCTGCCTCATCAAAGAAAACCTCGTAAAACTGACTCATATCAATTGTCATTGCTGTACTCCATATATCTATTTAGCTACTAAGTAGGAGCGGCTTCAGACCGCGAAAAAATGTGACTGTGAATAGTCCAAATTCGGCGTCAAACACCCCTCCTACAAATATACTTAAGAACCAATCACTTTTTGTACCACTTCAATTAAGCGTTTTGGGTCAAAAGGTTTTACTAACCAGCCATTGGCGCCAGCAGCTTTGCCTTTAGCTTTCATTTCATCACTTGACTCTGTGGTGAGCATTAAAATTGGCACTTTTTGATATGAACCTAAGTCACGCAAGTTTTTAATCAACGTCAGTCCATCCATAATTGGCATGTTTTGGTCAGTCAGTACAAGATCTACTGTCTTCTCTTTTGCTTTATCCAAGCCATCTTGGCCATCTACAGCTTGCACTACATCATAGCCAGCGGCTTTAAGACTAAATGCCACCATCTGGCGAAGAGAACCTGAGTCATCTACTGCTAGAATTGTTTTTGCCATTTCATTCACTCACTTTTTTCGTTATTAATCTTGCACGTTGTTAATAAATCACCAGAACTACTTAAACCATTTTTCTTATCGCGCTTTACTTACTATCATTTAGGCTTAATTAAATTTGTCTCACACTACTTAACGACAGAAATTAATTAATTTTCAGTCATTTTGTTAAAAAAGTTCAATATCACCTGTCGCCATATCTTGCTGATCGACTGAGCGTCTTAAACCCCCAGAAAGCGCTCGACTTCCAGCATGCAAACTGTGGCTCATCTCATCTAGAAATTTAGCAATCTCTTCATGCTCATGTTCGGGGTCTATCTCATCGCTGTGATTACCTAATTCATGCAACAAATCTTTTAAGCCATTCACTCGTTTAATCGTTCTAGTCAGCAACTGACTGGTGAGATCTTGAAACTGCAAGCCGGTCACGGCGGCATTCACCTCTTCACCTATTTTTGTCTTAAAATCTTCTAATTTCTTTGTTTCATTGGTGTCAAATTGATGGGTCAACATTAAGTTATTGAGTACAGCTTGTTGAGCTGTAACAGCTTCGTGCACTGCCATAAAACTCACACCAAGCTTTTCAATAGCTTCACTAAGTAAAAAGGTGGTTTGTAGCAAATCAGCCTCAACCTCCACTAGGTGTTGCTTCCCATGGTCTGCAACCGTGGCAAGCAAGCTTCTTAATTCAGTAGTTGGTAATGTTTTCATGTCCATCTCATCATGCTCCAAAGTGCTGTATTTCAATTTAGTGAATACGACCAGTTAAACTAATCAATTCGAATTTTTATTTCCAACCTGCAAATATCATTATGGATTCTTGATTGCTGTGCTGATATCAGCTGAATTGGAGTCAGAAGGCACATTCACTGCTGCGCCATCTTTTAATGCATTCTCTTCAGCCTGTTTATTCATAATGATGATGCTGATACGCCTATTGGTCGCATCGAACGGATTTTCTTTGTTAAACAAACTCGCAGAAGAAAGTCCAACCACCCTTAGTAACTTAGTTTCATCCATACCTCCAGCGACCAACTCTCGGCGAGATGCGTTAGCACGGTCAGATGACAACTCCCAATTGCTGTAAGACTTCTCACCATTAGGATACGGTGTTGCGTCAGTGTGCCCAGACAGGCTGATTTTGTTCGGTACGTCATTCAAAGTTTTACCCAGCTCTTGTAATATCTGCTTGGCATAAGGCTGCATTTCAGCTTTTGATGAGTTAAACATAGCGCGATTTTGCTCATCCACAATCTGCACACGCAAGCCATCAGAAGTAATATCCAGCAACAACTGGTTTTTAAACTTACTTAAAGTTGGACTGTCATCAATCGCTTTTTCGATTTTCTTTTTCAGCTCTTCTAGTTTCACTTTTTCAGCTTGCTCTAAAGCTTTTTTGGCCTCTTCAGCATCAATCGATGTTTTCTTACC is drawn from Methylotenera versatilis 301 and contains these coding sequences:
- the motB gene encoding flagellar motor protein MotB yields the protein MAEERVRPIIVKKIKKGGGGHHGGAWKIAYADFVTAMMAFFLLMWLLGSTSKEQKAGISDYFNTPLMVALTGGTAVGASDTLIKGGGGKDFTKKSGQVKKIDGADGKKTSIDAEEAKKALEQAEKVKLEELKKKIEKAIDDSPTLSKFKNQLLLDITSDGLRVQIVDEQNRAMFNSSKAEMQPYAKQILQELGKTLNDVPNKISLSGHTDATPYPNGEKSYSNWELSSDRANASRRELVAGGMDETKLLRVVGLSSASLFNKENPFDATNRRISIIIMNKQAEENALKDGAAVNVPSDSNSADISTAIKNP
- a CDS encoding response regulator; amino-acid sequence: MAKTILAVDDSGSLRQMVAFSLKAAGYDVVQAVDGQDGLDKAKEKTVDLVLTDQNMPIMDGLTLIKNLRDLGSYQKVPILMLTTESSDEMKAKGKAAGANGWLVKPFDPKRLIEVVQKVIGS